A genomic region of Psychrobacter sp. M13 contains the following coding sequences:
- a CDS encoding flavodoxin family protein, with translation MNTSVASTKTPNKQGSHLSIAVIYHSNYGHTKRVAEAVATGARQQLPESQVKAVDVHDVDWDFLDQADLLVFGSAVYMGSVPAGFKTFMDETSKRWYNREWEGKWAAAFANSGGLSGDKLAVLQQICLYTMQHGMNWIGLPLMPTGHTETDLNRLSSFLGLMTQSGDAPPDETPCQGDIDTAIWFGDHLAKTIIKHQPIAV, from the coding sequence ATGAATACATCTGTAGCATCTACCAAAACACCTAATAAACAGGGTTCCCATTTATCTATTGCAGTGATTTACCATAGCAATTATGGGCATACCAAGCGTGTCGCTGAAGCGGTAGCGACTGGCGCGCGTCAGCAGTTGCCTGAGTCGCAAGTCAAAGCAGTAGATGTTCATGATGTCGATTGGGATTTTTTGGATCAAGCGGACTTATTAGTGTTCGGTAGTGCAGTCTATATGGGCAGCGTGCCTGCTGGATTTAAGACCTTTATGGATGAGACCTCAAAGCGTTGGTACAATCGTGAGTGGGAAGGCAAGTGGGCAGCTGCTTTTGCCAACTCAGGTGGGCTAAGCGGTGATAAACTTGCCGTATTACAGCAGATATGTCTATATACTATGCAGCACGGTATGAACTGGATTGGTTTACCCTTGATGCCTACTGGTCATACGGAAACGGATCTAAACCGTCTCTCAAGCTTTTTGGGATTGATGACTCAATCAGGAGATGCGCCACCAGACGAGACCCCTTGTCAGGGCGATATCGATACTGCGATCTGGTTTGGCGATCATTTGGCTAAGACTATCATTAAGCATCAACCTATAGCGGTCTAA
- a CDS encoding polyphenol oxidase family protein, with product MNNLPASSDSTQTMPLSVVAQFDEVTVYQTSALVIDAVDSGQDDSEQNDSKKNDSEQHRSNMLQTGQSSYGKLNLGLHVQDNAEVVLQNRMDLLGTINQQLELAQTALPNSTIKIPAIKSLHWVNQVHGQKIHDIDASRLSMQPLDADALVSRQSGVGLAIMTADCVPIVLYQPATHQIAAIHAGWQGLACGVIKATAERFDNKSPIMAWVGVCISQENYEVGSEVADKLLAGCTDNQLLSSAQLHNFTQLFCLKSDKEDRCNSDDKLRLDLPKLAIAQLQALSITLLNESAIDCSYDDSRYYSYRRQTHLQQSMTGRMALIIVHHDPIENRMSKS from the coding sequence ATGAACAACTTGCCTGCAAGTAGTGATTCCACTCAAACTATGCCACTATCAGTAGTGGCGCAGTTTGATGAGGTGACCGTCTATCAAACGTCAGCTTTGGTCATTGATGCTGTTGATAGCGGGCAAGATGATAGTGAGCAAAACGACAGTAAGAAAAATGATAGCGAGCAACATCGTTCGAATATGTTGCAAACAGGTCAGAGTAGCTATGGCAAGCTCAATTTAGGCTTACATGTACAAGACAATGCTGAAGTCGTCTTACAAAACCGTATGGATTTATTAGGCACTATTAATCAGCAATTAGAGCTAGCACAAACAGCTTTGCCAAACTCAACTATAAAAATCCCAGCTATCAAAAGCTTACATTGGGTCAATCAAGTTCATGGTCAGAAAATCCATGATATCGATGCGTCGCGGCTATCTATGCAACCATTGGATGCTGATGCGCTGGTCAGTCGGCAAAGCGGAGTAGGACTGGCGATTATGACCGCTGACTGCGTGCCTATTGTTTTATACCAACCAGCGACTCACCAGATAGCCGCTATCCATGCAGGCTGGCAAGGGTTGGCTTGTGGGGTAATAAAAGCTACCGCCGAGCGCTTCGATAATAAATCGCCGATTATGGCTTGGGTCGGGGTCTGTATCAGTCAAGAAAACTACGAAGTGGGTAGTGAGGTCGCTGACAAATTGCTAGCAGGCTGCACGGATAATCAATTGTTATCAAGCGCTCAGCTGCATAACTTTACTCAGCTATTTTGTCTAAAAAGCGATAAAGAAGATAGATGTAATAGCGATGACAAGCTTAGGCTTGATCTGCCAAAGTTAGCTATAGCGCAGTTACAAGCCTTATCTATTACACTATTAAATGAGTCAGCTATTGACTGTAGCTATGATGATAGTCGTTATTACTCTTATCGCCGTCAGACCCATTTGCAACAATCTATGACAGGGAGGATGGCGTTGATTATTGTCCATCACGACCCCATTGAAAACCGTATGTCTAAAAGCTAG
- a CDS encoding RluA family pseudouridine synthase, giving the protein MTNNISNNPMNDTTKNNHADKTNVTSDIEPLVQESAAADDNCGDYDESLDDDHNDELLDDEDEALDNDDEQVAPQSIPEIINITHTVADNEAGLRIDKLAALIFTDFSRAQLQGWITDGSLLHNGEIQKSKQRVKADDVLHLSTTLQQHSEDMPENIAIDVVYEDDAVLVIDKPVGMVVHPGAGNQTGTLVNALLYHYPQQHHLPRAGLVHRIDKDTSGLLLIGKTKPAQMALMEQLKDKSVYRHYQCVVAGDQAALARHRRIDAPIGRHRNQRTKMTVMTAGRDAVTHLLDITPLNDNYCLLDVGLETGRTHQIRVHLSHITYPIVGDRVYGGRRQLRAGLTEAQRQAIGSFPRQALHAYALGFVHPTTGEDIEVTTPVPEDMQQLIAVLSEGYDVE; this is encoded by the coding sequence ATGACTAACAATATAAGCAACAACCCTATGAATGATACTACTAAAAACAACCACGCTGACAAGACTAATGTCACATCAGACATCGAACCCTTGGTTCAAGAATCAGCTGCCGCTGATGATAACTGTGGCGATTATGACGAGTCATTAGACGATGATCATAACGACGAATTGCTAGACGATGAAGATGAGGCTCTTGATAACGACGATGAACAGGTAGCGCCGCAGAGCATACCTGAGATTATCAACATTACTCATACGGTCGCGGATAATGAGGCTGGGTTGCGTATCGATAAGTTAGCCGCGCTAATATTTACGGACTTTTCGCGTGCTCAGCTGCAAGGTTGGATCACTGATGGCAGTCTACTGCACAATGGCGAAATTCAAAAGTCCAAACAGCGAGTCAAAGCCGATGATGTGTTACATTTATCAACGACTTTGCAACAGCATAGCGAAGATATGCCTGAGAATATTGCCATTGACGTAGTCTATGAGGACGATGCCGTACTTGTCATTGATAAACCTGTTGGTATGGTCGTCCATCCAGGCGCGGGCAATCAGACCGGCACGCTGGTCAATGCGCTATTGTATCACTATCCGCAGCAGCATCATTTGCCGCGAGCAGGTCTCGTGCATCGTATCGATAAGGACACTTCAGGGCTATTACTTATCGGCAAGACCAAGCCTGCCCAAATGGCACTGATGGAGCAGTTAAAAGACAAATCAGTCTACCGTCATTATCAGTGTGTCGTTGCAGGAGATCAAGCGGCTCTAGCTCGCCATCGCCGCATCGATGCACCGATTGGACGTCACCGCAATCAACGCACAAAGATGACAGTGATGACTGCAGGTCGCGATGCCGTAACCCATCTATTAGATATCACGCCACTAAACGATAATTATTGCCTGCTAGATGTCGGACTTGAGACGGGACGTACCCATCAAATCCGCGTGCATCTTAGTCATATCACTTATCCAATTGTAGGTGATCGGGTCTATGGTGGTCGTCGTCAATTGCGAGCAGGCTTAACAGAAGCACAGCGCCAAGCTATCGGCAGCTTTCCGCGTCAAGCGCTGCATGCTTACGCCTTAGGCTTTGTCCATCCAACTACAGGTGAGGATATCGAAGTCACAACCCCTGTCCCTGAGGATATGCAACAGCTTATTGCGGTTCTGAGTGAAGGCTATGATGTTGAATAA
- a CDS encoding outer membrane protein assembly factor BamD: MRPVGNTFIKLSSVTLLALSVNLVGCQTIKNLTSKDVDAVETAEKTEQGYYRDAITQIDKGRYIQAVEDLNSLRTFYPTGQYAEQALLDMMYAQFAGGNYENAAASSERFISLYPSNPQVSYAYYVRGIANMQGSSEGLKLFKTNQAERDTGYLRLAFANFQELINKYPSSPYAPDAAQRMTFIYNQFAQSELTAANWYIKREAYVAAANRAKWTFQYYPLSESVPEAIAILAYSNQQLGLTDLAEQYKTLLQINYPDILTRDGQVKIDTQADRSWLNKLTFGQLGRASMNDTSNAQGQYSGATKTQTILNAAQLQLPAANTNAPAQGLGNLSGRRSGINIGLGLPESATEQVSGQGSASAAAIEAAVDPQNINPTRRTTLPNDGRDSIRLTPGNTPIESIDFDVDLEDE; the protein is encoded by the coding sequence ATGCGTCCTGTAGGCAACACCTTTATCAAATTATCATCGGTAACTTTACTGGCACTAAGCGTAAATTTAGTGGGCTGTCAGACTATCAAAAACTTAACCAGCAAAGACGTTGATGCAGTCGAAACTGCTGAGAAAACTGAGCAAGGGTATTACCGTGATGCTATCACGCAGATCGACAAAGGTCGCTATATTCAAGCGGTAGAGGACTTGAATAGTCTGCGCACCTTTTATCCTACTGGGCAATATGCTGAGCAGGCACTGCTTGATATGATGTACGCGCAGTTTGCAGGTGGTAATTATGAAAACGCTGCCGCCAGTAGCGAGCGCTTTATCAGTCTATACCCGTCAAACCCGCAGGTGAGCTATGCTTATTACGTACGCGGCATAGCCAATATGCAAGGCTCATCTGAGGGGCTTAAGCTGTTTAAGACCAATCAAGCTGAGCGTGATACTGGCTATTTACGTCTTGCTTTTGCTAATTTTCAAGAGCTGATTAACAAGTACCCTAGTAGTCCTTATGCGCCTGATGCCGCGCAACGTATGACTTTTATTTATAATCAATTTGCTCAAAGTGAGCTGACGGCTGCTAATTGGTACATCAAACGCGAGGCTTATGTTGCCGCTGCCAATCGTGCCAAGTGGACTTTTCAGTACTACCCGCTTAGCGAATCAGTACCAGAAGCTATCGCTATACTCGCTTATAGCAATCAGCAATTGGGATTGACTGACTTGGCTGAGCAGTACAAAACCTTGCTACAGATCAACTATCCAGACATACTTACCCGTGATGGACAAGTAAAAATCGATACTCAAGCGGATCGCTCTTGGTTGAACAAGCTGACCTTTGGACAATTGGGCCGCGCCAGCATGAACGACACTTCAAATGCTCAAGGTCAGTATAGCGGCGCAACTAAGACTCAAACTATCCTTAATGCGGCGCAGTTGCAGCTACCTGCTGCAAATACCAATGCTCCCGCACAAGGTTTGGGCAATCTATCAGGCCGCCGTAGTGGTATCAATATCGGTTTAGGCTTGCCTGAGAGTGCCACTGAGCAAGTATCTGGACAAGGTAGCGCGAGCGCCGCCGCTATAGAAGCCGCTGTTGATCCACAGAACATCAATCCAACTCGTCGCACTACTCTGCCTAATGATGGTCGCGATAGTATTCGTCTAACGCCAGGCAATACGCCTATTGAATCTATTGATTTTGATGTTGATTTAGAAGATGAATAG
- a CDS encoding DNA primase codes for MSIPNHILEQLSSQADLISIIGRHTTLKRAGSEYRGCCPFHGEKSPSFYVNPQKNIYHCFGCNVGGNAISFLRDYENLTFIEAVKELSKQTGIEIPEEDRQNVSYKRTVTKPKAASQHDNYQHSNNQNNSKPYAEPAAQSTSASPVQTQKPAASSPANDIVSYDNADDYSNYANQNFYDDDYNSTGYDDSYFVGGADDVNHNSSPPWLSDESAANTNIENSADKDGNLYDLLLKIEQFYQRNLQTHPHAKHYFMTRGITEQSIETFALGYAPFGWQHLEHEFPQDIEGLKALGLVRQSDSGRDYDLLRDRIIFPIRDNQGRTIGFGGRALDDQVKPKYINSSDSPVFHKQHVLYGYYESRQQRANDWLVVEGYMDVIALHQAGIYGAIASMGTAINESQISRLLTLNPTLTLSFDGDSAGQKAAWRTLEIALPVLGDDKELRFLSLPNDHDPDTFIKSHGVEAMREQIAQAMPLSQYIFAYLSERYDMSLAEGKAKLMSQVRTLTNSLPKGSSFRYLLNNDIYQKLGGRRSQNVEAKDALLDFDGEMTISQQLQLCFLFQPSALADDPIQVIWQQAGIHGLNLPAHIKQKASDDALRPLAWDDLQDDPLLDVVSTIQRCSNYLPLDANAAAHFVLSNLKPSTQQALSRNWGAFFKTLTLRNVLSLDELIENLVSQLLERNMRKKIQDLVKNPDHIKATIVRMQAQLLSNWLREQQAEQSAQMVSI; via the coding sequence ATGAGTATCCCAAATCACATCCTTGAGCAACTAAGTAGCCAAGCTGATCTTATCAGCATTATTGGTCGCCATACTACGCTTAAACGCGCAGGAAGTGAGTATCGAGGCTGTTGCCCGTTCCATGGCGAAAAATCACCCTCTTTTTATGTCAATCCACAAAAGAATATCTATCACTGCTTTGGCTGTAATGTCGGCGGCAATGCTATTAGCTTTTTACGTGATTACGAGAACCTTACCTTTATAGAAGCAGTAAAAGAGCTATCGAAGCAGACCGGTATTGAGATACCAGAAGAGGATCGCCAAAACGTCAGCTATAAGCGCACGGTGACTAAACCTAAAGCGGCATCTCAGCATGATAATTATCAGCACAGTAATAATCAAAATAATAGCAAGCCATATGCAGAACCTGCGGCTCAATCAACAAGTGCTAGCCCTGTCCAAACGCAAAAACCTGCTGCCAGCTCACCAGCTAATGATATTGTCAGCTATGATAACGCTGACGATTACAGCAATTATGCCAATCAAAACTTTTACGACGATGACTATAATAGTACAGGTTATGACGATAGCTACTTCGTCGGTGGTGCTGATGATGTAAACCACAATAGCTCGCCCCCATGGTTAAGTGATGAGAGTGCTGCTAACACCAATATTGAAAATAGCGCTGACAAAGACGGCAATCTGTACGATTTACTGCTAAAAATTGAGCAATTCTACCAGCGTAATTTGCAGACTCATCCGCATGCCAAGCATTATTTTATGACACGCGGTATCACAGAACAAAGTATTGAGACCTTTGCTTTAGGCTACGCGCCTTTTGGCTGGCAGCATCTTGAACACGAGTTCCCGCAAGATATCGAAGGTTTAAAAGCGCTCGGACTAGTGCGCCAATCAGACTCAGGTCGCGACTATGACCTACTGCGAGATCGGATTATCTTTCCGATTCGAGATAATCAAGGTCGTACTATCGGCTTTGGTGGACGGGCGCTCGATGATCAGGTCAAGCCCAAATATATCAACTCCTCAGACTCGCCCGTCTTTCATAAGCAGCATGTACTCTATGGCTATTATGAATCGCGCCAGCAACGTGCCAACGACTGGCTAGTGGTCGAAGGCTATATGGATGTTATCGCTCTGCATCAAGCAGGTATTTATGGGGCGATTGCCTCGATGGGTACCGCTATTAATGAGAGCCAAATCTCACGGCTATTGACCCTGAACCCGACGCTAACGTTGAGCTTTGATGGTGATAGCGCAGGTCAAAAGGCCGCTTGGCGTACCCTTGAGATTGCGCTGCCTGTGCTAGGTGATGATAAAGAGCTGCGGTTTTTAAGTCTGCCAAATGACCATGATCCTGATACCTTTATCAAAAGTCATGGCGTTGAAGCTATGCGCGAACAGATCGCTCAGGCCATGCCACTGTCGCAGTATATCTTTGCTTATCTAAGCGAGCGCTATGACATGAGCTTGGCTGAAGGTAAAGCTAAGCTCATGTCGCAAGTACGGACGCTGACCAACTCTCTCCCCAAAGGTAGCAGCTTTCGTTATTTACTCAACAACGATATCTATCAAAAGCTTGGCGGCAGGCGCAGTCAAAACGTTGAGGCCAAAGACGCGCTATTAGACTTTGATGGTGAGATGACCATCAGCCAGCAATTACAGCTGTGCTTTTTGTTTCAACCAAGTGCATTGGCCGATGATCCTATTCAGGTTATTTGGCAACAAGCGGGTATTCATGGATTAAACCTACCCGCACATATTAAGCAAAAAGCGTCTGATGATGCTCTGCGCCCCTTGGCTTGGGACGATCTACAAGACGACCCTTTACTCGATGTCGTAAGCACCATTCAACGCTGTTCGAACTACTTGCCACTAGATGCCAATGCCGCAGCCCATTTTGTTTTATCTAATTTAAAGCCCTCAACTCAACAAGCACTCAGCCGTAATTGGGGCGCTTTTTTTAAGACCTTAACCCTAAGAAATGTGTTAAGCCTTGATGAATTGATTGAAAACTTAGTGAGTCAGCTGTTAGAGCGTAACATGAGAAAAAAGATACAAGATTTAGTAAAAAACCCCGATCATATCAAGGCGACTATTGTACGTATGCAGGCTCAGCTCTTGAGTAACTGGCTACGAGAGCAGCAGGCAGAACAATCCGCGCAAATGGTTAGTATTTGA
- the rpoD gene encoding RNA polymerase sigma factor RpoD yields MNDKSVSKSTSQLATLIQMGKEQGYLTYAEVNDQLPDSITESDQIEDIIQMLTDVGIKVFESAPDADDILMNDDSNDDEAAADEAAAVLAAVETDPGRTTDPVRMYMREMGTVDLLTREGEIAIAKRIEEGIRDVQHAMSYWPGTVQYVLDEYQKVVDGDKKLSDVITGFLDPETEEDKAAAEAEKERAKEAREREKEREKMPVVKTKANAKDDDDEDDDDETEEEEETTGIDPEEVRIRLEEIEGLFMTAKQALLDYGRGSEQANEAYKLLAERFMMLKLNNRMSDQVMAIMHDVYDDVRKQERQIMRLVIRRGRMPREEFRKTFPSNETNVDWLTERLKGKPAFSETLEKVTDDVILLQRKIRDYEQKLEMEIHDMKDVARRMAIGEAKARRAKKEMVEANLRLVISIAKKYTNRGLQFLDLIQEGNIGLMKAVDKFEYRRGYKFSTYATWWIRQAITRSIADQARTIRIPVHMIETINKINRVSRQLLQEMGREPTPEELGERLEMDEVKVRKVLKIAKEPISMETPIGDDEDSHLGDFIEDGTISSPVDDATAAGLREATRDVLGNLTEREARVLKMRFGIDMPTDHTLEEVGKQFDVTRERIRQIEAKALRKLRHPSRSEHLRSFLEND; encoded by the coding sequence ATGAACGATAAGTCAGTTTCTAAGTCCACATCTCAGCTAGCCACGCTTATCCAAATGGGTAAAGAGCAAGGCTATTTGACCTATGCTGAGGTTAACGATCAGCTACCCGACTCCATCACCGAAAGCGATCAGATCGAGGACATCATACAGATGTTGACCGACGTCGGCATTAAAGTATTTGAATCGGCACCTGATGCTGATGATATTTTGATGAACGATGACTCAAACGATGATGAGGCAGCAGCGGATGAGGCTGCGGCAGTATTGGCAGCGGTAGAAACTGATCCCGGTCGCACCACTGATCCTGTACGTATGTATATGCGTGAGATGGGTACGGTTGATCTACTGACCCGTGAGGGCGAGATTGCTATTGCCAAGCGTATTGAAGAAGGTATTCGTGACGTGCAGCATGCGATGTCATATTGGCCAGGAACAGTACAATACGTGCTTGATGAGTATCAAAAAGTGGTCGATGGCGACAAGAAGCTCTCCGATGTGATCACGGGCTTTTTAGATCCTGAAACTGAGGAAGATAAAGCCGCTGCAGAAGCCGAAAAAGAGCGAGCCAAAGAGGCACGCGAACGCGAGAAAGAGCGCGAGAAAATGCCCGTTGTCAAAACCAAAGCCAATGCAAAGGATGATGATGACGAAGACGATGATGATGAGACTGAGGAAGAAGAAGAAACCACTGGTATCGATCCTGAAGAAGTGCGTATTCGCTTAGAGGAGATCGAAGGCTTATTCATGACTGCCAAGCAAGCGCTGCTTGACTATGGTCGTGGTAGTGAGCAAGCTAACGAAGCTTATAAGCTGCTCGCTGAGCGCTTTATGATGCTCAAGCTCAATAATCGTATGTCCGATCAGGTCATGGCTATCATGCATGACGTCTATGATGATGTGCGTAAGCAAGAGCGTCAGATCATGCGCTTGGTGATTCGTCGTGGTCGTATGCCGCGTGAAGAGTTCCGCAAAACCTTCCCAAGTAATGAGACTAACGTCGATTGGTTGACCGAACGCCTAAAAGGCAAGCCTGCCTTCAGCGAGACGCTAGAAAAAGTGACCGACGACGTTATTCTTTTACAGCGTAAAATCCGTGATTATGAGCAAAAGCTTGAGATGGAAATTCACGACATGAAGGATGTGGCGCGTCGTATGGCAATTGGTGAAGCCAAAGCCCGCCGTGCCAAAAAAGAAATGGTTGAGGCTAACCTACGTCTGGTTATCTCCATCGCCAAAAAATACACCAACCGTGGGTTGCAGTTCTTGGATCTTATTCAAGAAGGTAATATCGGCCTAATGAAAGCCGTTGATAAATTTGAATATCGCCGTGGTTACAAGTTCTCGACCTACGCCACGTGGTGGATTCGTCAGGCGATTACTCGCTCTATCGCCGATCAGGCGCGTACTATCCGTATCCCTGTGCATATGATTGAGACCATCAACAAAATCAACCGTGTCTCACGTCAATTGCTACAAGAGATGGGCCGTGAGCCGACGCCTGAGGAGTTAGGCGAACGCTTAGAGATGGACGAAGTAAAGGTGCGTAAAGTACTGAAAATTGCCAAAGAGCCGATCTCTATGGAGACGCCAATCGGTGATGATGAAGACTCGCACTTAGGCGACTTTATCGAAGATGGTACGATCTCAAGCCCTGTTGATGATGCGACGGCAGCTGGTCTACGCGAAGCGACGCGTGATGTGTTGGGTAATCTAACTGAACGTGAAGCCCGCGTATTGAAGATGCGTTTTGGTATCGATATGCCAACCGATCATACGTTGGAAGAAGTCGGCAAGCAGTTCGATGTGACCCGTGAGCGTATTCGTCAGATCGAGGCAAAAGCGCTACGCAAACTACGTCATCCATCACGCTCTGAGCATTTGCGCTCATTCCTTGAGAATGACTAG
- a CDS encoding lactoylglutathione lyase family protein, translating into MSKVYPRSFSHIGLSVPDLAAAVKFYTEVMGWYIIMEPTEIVEDDSPIGEMCTEVFGAGWGSFRIAHLSTGDRIGVEIFEFKNQENPENNFEYWKTGIFHFCVQDPDVEGLAESIVAAGGKKRMQKPRYYYPDEKPYRMIYMEDPFGNIVEIYSHSYELIYSEGAY; encoded by the coding sequence ATGAGTAAGGTTTACCCAAGAAGTTTTTCACATATTGGTCTTTCAGTACCTGACTTAGCAGCAGCGGTGAAGTTCTATACAGAAGTCATGGGTTGGTACATTATTATGGAGCCGACTGAGATCGTTGAAGATGACAGTCCAATTGGTGAGATGTGTACGGAAGTGTTTGGCGCAGGTTGGGGCAGCTTTCGTATCGCGCATTTATCGACTGGCGATCGCATAGGCGTGGAGATATTTGAATTTAAGAATCAAGAAAATCCTGAGAATAATTTTGAATATTGGAAAACGGGTATCTTTCATTTTTGTGTGCAAGATCCTGATGTAGAAGGGCTTGCTGAGAGTATTGTGGCGGCTGGTGGTAAAAAACGCATGCAAAAGCCACGCTACTACTATCCAGACGAAAAACCTTATCGTATGATTTATATGGAAGACCCGTTTGGTAATATCGTTGAGATTTATAGTCACAGCTATGAGCTTATCTATAGCGAAGGCGCTTACTGA
- a CDS encoding LysR family transcriptional regulator, which produces MINTIWLRTFCTLVEVGHFTHTAERLHMTQSGVSQHINKLEAQLDISLLIRQGKQFSLTSAGEYLYDEAKDILLKLTHLEQRLGEDLAFEGKVRVMSPGSVGLKLYPHLLSLQQMHPKLIINYRFAPNSDVEQALVSSDIDIGFMTDISRISSINCKPVATEALLLVTSAQIKSVDWEALVQLGFIGHPDGAHHANLLLGANFSEFEHINDFEEKGFSNQIGLILEPVSRGLGFTVLPEHAVVAFERSHLINSHPLSTPISETLYVATKREYAMPRRIQTLIEEAQKWL; this is translated from the coding sequence ATGATAAATACTATCTGGCTACGCACTTTTTGTACTTTGGTAGAAGTCGGTCACTTCACTCATACAGCTGAGCGTCTGCATATGACGCAATCGGGCGTCAGTCAACATATTAATAAGCTCGAGGCGCAGTTAGATATCTCGCTGCTTATACGCCAAGGTAAGCAATTCTCATTAACTAGTGCAGGCGAGTACCTCTATGACGAGGCAAAAGATATCTTGCTAAAACTGACTCATTTAGAGCAGCGTCTTGGGGAGGATTTAGCTTTTGAGGGTAAGGTGCGTGTGATGTCGCCTGGAAGTGTGGGGCTCAAGCTCTATCCTCATCTTTTATCATTGCAACAGATGCATCCTAAGCTGATAATCAATTATAGGTTTGCACCTAATAGTGACGTGGAGCAGGCGCTGGTTAGTAGTGATATTGATATCGGTTTTATGACTGATATCTCCCGTATTTCCAGTATCAATTGTAAGCCCGTGGCGACGGAAGCTTTGTTATTAGTGACGTCAGCGCAGATTAAATCAGTAGACTGGGAAGCTTTAGTCCAACTTGGATTTATTGGTCATCCTGATGGCGCTCATCATGCCAATCTATTATTAGGCGCTAACTTTTCTGAGTTTGAGCATATTAACGACTTTGAAGAAAAGGGCTTTTCTAATCAGATAGGGTTGATTTTGGAGCCTGTAAGTCGCGGATTAGGATTCACCGTGCTACCTGAGCATGCTGTCGTTGCCTTTGAAAGATCTCATCTTATCAATAGCCACCCTCTATCTACTCCCATCAGTGAAACCCTTTATGTGGCGACCAAACGCGAGTATGCCATGCCTCGTAGAATACAAACCCTCATTGAGGAAGCGCAAAAATGGCTGTAA
- the tenA gene encoding thiaminase II, translated as MNYQTLRHNCPTWDDYIQHDFVKQLAVGTLAPDSFRHYLVQDYLYLIHYTRVMALSVYKSATLAQMRMGQAGINAMLDMEIDMYLDFCHQWNIPLEQVESATESAATIAYSRYILDAAMSGSLAELYAAIAPCLMGYGEIGKRIKEQGFITGNPYQPWIDVFSSDEFQAITAQNEAQIDALLAQASPTQMDKFQQLFNIAARMEVSFWQQALDLS; from the coding sequence ATGAATTATCAAACGCTACGTCACAACTGCCCAACGTGGGATGACTACATCCAACATGACTTTGTCAAGCAGTTAGCGGTAGGCACGCTTGCCCCTGACAGCTTTCGTCATTACCTCGTCCAAGACTATTTATATCTGATTCACTACACCCGCGTGATGGCTTTGAGTGTCTATAAAAGCGCAACGCTGGCGCAAATGCGGATGGGTCAAGCAGGTATCAATGCCATGCTCGATATGGAAATCGACATGTATCTTGACTTCTGTCATCAATGGAACATACCCCTTGAACAAGTTGAGAGCGCTACTGAATCTGCCGCGACCATCGCTTATAGCCGCTATATCTTAGACGCTGCGATGTCAGGCTCACTGGCCGAGCTTTATGCGGCTATTGCCCCTTGCCTAATGGGCTATGGAGAAATTGGCAAACGCATTAAAGAGCAAGGTTTTATCACGGGCAATCCGTATCAGCCATGGATTGATGTGTTTTCCAGTGACGAATTTCAAGCGATTACCGCGCAGAACGAAGCACAGATTGATGCTCTACTCGCACAGGCTAGCCCTACGCAAATGGATAAATTCCAGCAGCTATTCAATATCGCCGCGCGTATGGAGGTCAGTTTTTGGCAACAGGCGTTAGATCTGTCTTAA